CCCGGGCGAGGGTAAGTTCAACCCGATCCAGAAGATCGCCTACAACCTCGTGCTACTCGCCGGCATCCTTTCCGTTCTGACGGGGCTGGCCGTCTACAAGCGCGTCCAGCTCGGCTTTCTGACCTATCTTTTCGGGGGTTATCAGTCGAGCCGCTTCCTCCATTTTCTGGTCATGCTCTTTTTGGCCGTCTTCACGGCAGGCCACCTCATCATGGTGCTCTCCCACGGCTGGCGCCGGGGGCTCGCCCCCATGATCGTGGGCATAAAAGCCGAGAGGGAAATTTTCCGCGAGCGGCAACGCCTGTTCGCGCGCCGGGCAGGACGCCTTCTTTTCGAGATTATCCTTGCGGGGGGCGGGCTTTGGCTTGGAGGGTTACTGGCGGACATCCTGAACGCGATTTTCGGAGGTACAGCCTCGCCCCTGGTTTTCGGTATCCTGCTCTACGCCACGCTTCGACTGGGGCCCGTCCGCATCTGGCGCCGCCGGGCCCGCGAGGCCGCGCAAAACCGAAGGACGGTGATTTGATGAACACATCCGAAAACGGAGAATTCACGCTTCCCACACGGATGGCCAAGAAACGGCGCCTCGTCGGGCGGATGTTTCTCATCGTCTTCTGCTTCAATCTCGCCTTCGCCATCGCGGGCGGCTGGGCGCTGAGCGGGCCGGCGGCCGGCCTAACCCGCTTCTCCTTCGGGTGGCCGCTCTGGTCCATTATTCTCCTGGCGGCCTCTTCCTTGC
The sequence above is drawn from the bacterium genome and encodes:
- a CDS encoding cytochrome b/b6 domain-containing protein, whose protein sequence is MSPAASAPAGKPAIPYSALLRLTHWLNVPLLLLMIASGLQIWWAYPAFGPGLPKPESLYRTMAGVAGAADPRGINIGSDFRLFTQGLVGWFGIGGWLAGALRWHFALMWPYTLNGLAYLLLLLFTAEGGHYRLGREDFRGAAGMIRRPIHTFSNPPGEGKFNPIQKIAYNLVLLAGILSVLTGLAVYKRVQLGFLTYLFGGYQSSRFLHFLVMLFLAVFTAGHLIMVLSHGWRRGLAPMIVGIKAEREIFRERQRLFARRAGRLLFEIILAGGGLWLGGLLADILNAIFGGTASPLVFGILLYATLRLGPVRIWRRRAREAAQNRRTVI